A single genomic interval of Megalobrama amblycephala isolate DHTTF-2021 linkage group LG17, ASM1881202v1, whole genome shotgun sequence harbors:
- the fggy gene encoding FGGY carbohydrate kinase domain-containing protein isoform X2: MSRYYVAVDVGTASVRAALVTPDGRVKHTAEEPVVIWDPCAEHYEQSSEDIWSKCCRTVKRVTRDIDVACVRGVGFDATCSLVVLDRHFQPVAVNHTGVRERNVVMWMDHRAAEQAARITASKHRVLRGVGGVMSPEMQPPKLLWLKENLRESCWKEAAHFFDLPDFLSWKATGSLCRSLCTLVCKWTYSPSEGWDDTFWSAVGLEDLMENSYSKIGEQTCCPGTPVGRGLTADAAADLGLRPGTAVAASLIDAHAGGLGVIGADVSGHQLPCEEQPVTSRMALICGTSSCHMAVSTQPLFVPGVWGPYLSAMLPGLWLNEGGQSATGRLVDHVVKGHAAYGQLREQAETSGKHVCSCLNLHLQHMCGDAAHLEQLTAGLHIWPDFHGNRSPLADQTSRGLVVGLTLSQTLDDLALLYLATLQAIALGTRHIIDAMREAGHDITTLFLCGGLSKNALFVQTHANITGLPVVLPAEPEAVLLGSAVIGACASSDCGSIQEAMKKMTRIGHVVRPNPELESFYRRKYAVFLRLYDHQKECVALMEDDGV; this comes from the exons ATGAGCAGGTATTATGTGGCGGTGGACGTGGGCACTGCCAGTGTGCGGGCGGCTCTGGTCACTCCGGATGGTCGAGTCAAACACACGGCGGAGGAGCCGGTGGTGATCTGGGATCCGTGTGCGGAGCATTATGAGCAGTCTTCGGAGGACATCTGGAGCAAGTGCTGCAGGACGGTGAAG AGAGTAACTCGGGACATTGACGTGGCGTGTGTTCGAGGGGTCGGGTTCGATGCCACCTGCTCACTGGTGGTTCTGGACCGGCACTTCCAGCCCGTGGCTGTCAATCACACAG GCGTCAGGGAGAGGAACGTGGTGATGTGGATGGACCACCGGGCCGCAGAACAAGCCGCTCGGATCACGGCCTCCAAACACAGAGTGCTCCGGGGAGTCGGAGGAGTGATGTCGCCCGAAATGCAGCCGCCCAAACTGCTGTGGCTCAAAGAG AATCTGCGGGAATCCTGTTGGAAAGAAGCGGCACATTTCTTTGACCTTCCAGACTTCCTGTCCTGGAAAGCCACAGGGTCCTTATGCAG GTCTCTGTGTACTCTGGTCTGTAAGTGGACGTATTCCCCGTCTGAAGGGTGGGACGACACCTTCTGGAGCGCCGTCGGCCTGGAGGACCTGATGGAGAACAGTTACTCTAAGATCG GTGAGCAGACGTGTTGTCCCGGGACTCCTGTAGGACGAGGACTGACCGCAGACGCCGCTGCAGATCTGGGCCTGAGACCGGGGACGGCTGTGGCCGCTTCGCTCATAGACGCTCACGCAGGAGGGTTAG GGGTGATCGGGGCCGATGTGAGCGGACACCAGCTGCCCTGTGAAGAGCAACCGGTCACGTCCCGTATGGCGCTCATCTGTGGGACGTCCTCGTGTCACATGGCT GTGAGCACGCAGCCGCTGTTCGTCCCCGGGGTCTGGGGCCCGTATCTGTCCGCAATGCTGCCGGGACTGTGGCTGAATGAGGGCGGCCAGAGCGCCACGGGGCGACTG GTGGACCATGTGGTGAAGGGACACGCGGCGTACGGTCAGCTGAGAGAGCAGGCGGAGACGAG TGGGAAACACGTTTGCTCCTGCCTGAACCTCCATCTGCAGCACATGTGTGGAGACGCAGCACATCTGGAGCAGCTGACCGCCGGCCTGCACATCTGGCCTGATTTCCACGGCAACCGCTCTCCTCTGGCCGACCAGACGTCACGGGGCTTG GTTGTGGGACTCACTTTATCACAGACGCTGGATGATTTGGCTCTGCTGTATCTAGCAACTCTTCAGGCCATCGCt CTCGGCACCAGACACATCATAGATGCCATGAGAGAGGCAGGACATGACATCACAACCCTCTTCCTGTGCGGGGGGCTGAGCAAGAACGCTCTGTTCGTACAGACACACGCCAACATCACGG ggctGCCGGTGGTCCTGCCGGCCGAACCAGAGGCTGTGCTGCTGGGATCTGCTGTGATCGGAGCCTGTGCTTCATCTGACTGCGGATCCATACAG GAAGCAATGAAGAAGATGACCAGAATCGGGCATGTGGTCAGACCAAACCCTGAGCTAGAAAG CTTTTACAGAAGGAAGTACGCCGTGTTTCTGCGTCTGTACGATCATCAGAAGGAGTGTGTGGCGCTGATGGAGGATGATGGAGTTTGA
- the LOC125250825 gene encoding peroxiredoxin-6-like, which produces MPGMLLGDIVPNFEADSTFGRLKLHDFLGDSWGVLFSHPRDFTPVCTTELGRAAQLSPEFSRRNVKLIALSVDSLEDHHSWSKDIMAYNNAEAGSKFPFPIIADDQRHLVEMLGMLDPEEKDQTGMPLSARCVFVIGPDKKLKLSILYPATTGRNFDEILRVVDSLQLTAHNRVATPVDWRPGDSVMVPPSIPEQEAMTLFPAGVYTKDLPSGKKYLRYTPQPNPISSDCTDG; this is translated from the exons ATGCCGGGGATGCTGTTAGGAGACATCGTTCCCAATTTCGAAGCCGATTCCACTTTTGGCAGATTGAAACTGCATGATTTTCTCGGGGATTC CTGGGGCGTCCTGTTCTCTCATCCTCGAGACTTCACTCCTGTCTGCACCACTGAACTCGGCAGAGCAGCTCAACTCAGTCCAGAGTTCAGCAGACGCAATGTCAAGCTGATCGCGCTCTCCGTCGACAGCCTCGAAGACCATCACAGCTGGAGCAAG GACATCATGGCTTACAATAACGCGGAAGCCGGAAGCAAGTTTCCTTTCCCAATCATAGCTGATGATCAGAGGCATCTGGTCGAGATGCTGGGCATGCTGGACCCGGAGGAGAAGGATCAGACCGGGATGCCGCTCAGCGCGCGATGT GTATTTGTGATTGGTCCAGATAAGAAGCTGAAGCTGTCCATTCTCTATCCTGCAACAACGGGACGTAACTTTGATGAGATTCTCCGTGTGGTCGACTCTCTACAGTTAACGGCACACAACCGTGTGGCCACACCTGTGGACTGGCGG CCTGGAGACAGTGTTATGGTGCCGCCCAGCATCCCTGAGCAGGAGGCCATGACGCTCTTCCCCGCTGGAGTTTACACCAAAGACCTGCCCTCCGGGAAGAAGTATCTGCGCTACACACCACAGCCAAACCCCATCAGCAGTGACTGTACGGACGGCTGA
- the fggy gene encoding FGGY carbohydrate kinase domain-containing protein isoform X1 gives MGWRSSSPNTWVCSPQDMPAILRTIFCKKVQGIRIGPGASLFSMDVESLYANIEIEKGLEEPRSEYPEAAGVEPEEECFWIQRASLSAGEMSRYYVAVDVGTASVRAALVTPDGRVKHTAEEPVVIWDPCAEHYEQSSEDIWSKCCRTVKRVTRDIDVACVRGVGFDATCSLVVLDRHFQPVAVNHTGVRERNVVMWMDHRAAEQAARITASKHRVLRGVGGVMSPEMQPPKLLWLKENLRESCWKEAAHFFDLPDFLSWKATGSLCRSLCTLVCKWTYSPSEGWDDTFWSAVGLEDLMENSYSKIGEQTCCPGTPVGRGLTADAAADLGLRPGTAVAASLIDAHAGGLGVIGADVSGHQLPCEEQPVTSRMALICGTSSCHMAVSTQPLFVPGVWGPYLSAMLPGLWLNEGGQSATGRLVDHVVKGHAAYGQLREQAETSGKHVCSCLNLHLQHMCGDAAHLEQLTAGLHIWPDFHGNRSPLADQTSRGLVVGLTLSQTLDDLALLYLATLQAIALGTRHIIDAMREAGHDITTLFLCGGLSKNALFVQTHANITGLPVVLPAEPEAVLLGSAVIGACASSDCGSIQEAMKKMTRIGHVVRPNPELESFYRRKYAVFLRLYDHQKECVALMEDDGV, from the exons ATGGGGTGGCGGAGTTCATCACCAAACACCTGGGTCTGCTCTCCACAAGACATGCCAGCTATATTACGTACGATTTTCTGTAAAAAGGTGCAAGGCATAAGAATAGGTCCGGGCGCCAGTCTCTTCTCTATGGATGTGGAAAGCCTGTATGCTAATATAGAGATAGAGAAGGGGCTGGAGGAGCCCAGATCAGAGTATCCTGAGGCTGCTGGAGTTGAGCCTGAAGAGGAATGCTTTTGGATTCAACGGGCGTCACTATCTGCAG GTGAAATGAGCAGGTATTATGTGGCGGTGGACGTGGGCACTGCCAGTGTGCGGGCGGCTCTGGTCACTCCGGATGGTCGAGTCAAACACACGGCGGAGGAGCCGGTGGTGATCTGGGATCCGTGTGCGGAGCATTATGAGCAGTCTTCGGAGGACATCTGGAGCAAGTGCTGCAGGACGGTGAAG AGAGTAACTCGGGACATTGACGTGGCGTGTGTTCGAGGGGTCGGGTTCGATGCCACCTGCTCACTGGTGGTTCTGGACCGGCACTTCCAGCCCGTGGCTGTCAATCACACAG GCGTCAGGGAGAGGAACGTGGTGATGTGGATGGACCACCGGGCCGCAGAACAAGCCGCTCGGATCACGGCCTCCAAACACAGAGTGCTCCGGGGAGTCGGAGGAGTGATGTCGCCCGAAATGCAGCCGCCCAAACTGCTGTGGCTCAAAGAG AATCTGCGGGAATCCTGTTGGAAAGAAGCGGCACATTTCTTTGACCTTCCAGACTTCCTGTCCTGGAAAGCCACAGGGTCCTTATGCAG GTCTCTGTGTACTCTGGTCTGTAAGTGGACGTATTCCCCGTCTGAAGGGTGGGACGACACCTTCTGGAGCGCCGTCGGCCTGGAGGACCTGATGGAGAACAGTTACTCTAAGATCG GTGAGCAGACGTGTTGTCCCGGGACTCCTGTAGGACGAGGACTGACCGCAGACGCCGCTGCAGATCTGGGCCTGAGACCGGGGACGGCTGTGGCCGCTTCGCTCATAGACGCTCACGCAGGAGGGTTAG GGGTGATCGGGGCCGATGTGAGCGGACACCAGCTGCCCTGTGAAGAGCAACCGGTCACGTCCCGTATGGCGCTCATCTGTGGGACGTCCTCGTGTCACATGGCT GTGAGCACGCAGCCGCTGTTCGTCCCCGGGGTCTGGGGCCCGTATCTGTCCGCAATGCTGCCGGGACTGTGGCTGAATGAGGGCGGCCAGAGCGCCACGGGGCGACTG GTGGACCATGTGGTGAAGGGACACGCGGCGTACGGTCAGCTGAGAGAGCAGGCGGAGACGAG TGGGAAACACGTTTGCTCCTGCCTGAACCTCCATCTGCAGCACATGTGTGGAGACGCAGCACATCTGGAGCAGCTGACCGCCGGCCTGCACATCTGGCCTGATTTCCACGGCAACCGCTCTCCTCTGGCCGACCAGACGTCACGGGGCTTG GTTGTGGGACTCACTTTATCACAGACGCTGGATGATTTGGCTCTGCTGTATCTAGCAACTCTTCAGGCCATCGCt CTCGGCACCAGACACATCATAGATGCCATGAGAGAGGCAGGACATGACATCACAACCCTCTTCCTGTGCGGGGGGCTGAGCAAGAACGCTCTGTTCGTACAGACACACGCCAACATCACGG ggctGCCGGTGGTCCTGCCGGCCGAACCAGAGGCTGTGCTGCTGGGATCTGCTGTGATCGGAGCCTGTGCTTCATCTGACTGCGGATCCATACAG GAAGCAATGAAGAAGATGACCAGAATCGGGCATGTGGTCAGACCAAACCCTGAGCTAGAAAG CTTTTACAGAAGGAAGTACGCCGTGTTTCTGCGTCTGTACGATCATCAGAAGGAGTGTGTGGCGCTGATGGAGGATGATGGAGTTTGA
- the tada1 gene encoding transcriptional adapter 1, protein MAAHASELEIAKKNLTDAIGDNVKHYWANLKLWFKQKISKEEFDLEARRLLAQDNVHVHNDFLLAILTRCQIIVSTSEGAGALQWTGGSASKPGKPSRGKKKFPSVRQKFDHRFQPQNPLQAAQAFSPREAEDEELRLSAQTLLLPTRGQMEARMMVSAFEMGLDNVSEDAVSGLLCALEVHLKDIITALVSRRKAYRLRDGHFQYAFGSDVTPRPYLKNSLPAYQSVTECPPPSASLPAGPPPQVSPDDAEQQAALLLACSGDSVPPPLPPISVYDLLEALQVQRRVMPSHSMYALNMERILARLWHPSHEELEQDRIHRQHLASRDGLMVS, encoded by the exons ATGGCGGCTCACGCGAGTGAACTGGAGATCGCGAAGAAGAATTTAACCGACGCGATCGGAGACAATGTTAAACA ttACTGGGCCAATCTAAAGCTGTGGTTCAAGCAGAAGATCAGCAAGGAGGAGTTTGACCTGGAGGCGCGCCGTCTGCTGGCCCAGGACAACG TTCATGTTCACAATGACTTCCTGCTGGCCATCCTCACACGCTGCCAGATCATCGTGTCCACCTCAG AGGGCGCGGGAGCTCTGCAGTGGACCGGAGGATCCGCGTCTAAACCAGGCAAACCCAGCCGAGGCAAGAAGAAGTTTCCCTCCGTGCGGCAGAAGTTTGAT CACCGCTTCCAGCCCCAGAACCCCCTGCAGGCGGCGCAGGCCTTCAGCCCGCGAGAGGCGGAGGACGAGGAGCTGCGGCTGAGCGCTCAGACCCTGCTGCTGCCCACCCGAGGACAGATGGAGGCGCGCATGATGGTCAGCGCCTTCGAGATGGGCCTGGACAACGTGAGCGAGGACGCCGTGAGCGGCCTGCTGTGTGCGCTGGAG GTCCACCTGAAGGACATCATCACAGCGCTGGTCTCGCGGAGGAAAGCGTATCGTCTGCGCGACGGACACTTCCAGTACGCGTTCGGCAGTGACGTCACGCCGCGGCCGTACCTGAAGAACAGCCTGCCGGCCTATCAGAGCGTCACAGAATG CCCCCCGCCGAGCGCATCACTTCCTGCCGGCCCTCCTCCTCAGGTGTCTCCGGATGATGCGGAGCAGCAGGCCGCTCTCCTGCTGGCGTGTTCAGGTGACAGTGTCCCGCCGCCGCTGCCGCCCATCAGCGTGTACGACCTGCTGGAAGCCCTTCAG gtgcAGCGCAGGGTGATGCCGTCTCACAGCATGTACGCGCTGAACATGGAGCGGATCCTGGCGCGGCTCTGGCATCCCAGTCACGAGGAGCTGGAGCAGGACCGGATCCACCGGCAGCACCTCGCCAGCAGAGACGGCCTGATGGTCAGCTGa